The proteins below are encoded in one region of Geobacter sp.:
- a CDS encoding AAA family ATPase, with the protein MTLPVIEPSDLEQLSRLFPDLDFTDAERRSVLVESATIDIQAAPGSGKTTLLAAKLTLLAQKWPLADRGICVLSHTNVARDEITKRISMTVAGARLLCYPHFVGTIHAFVNQFLALPLLRSDGESVDIIDNEVFAARALSMLPRKYTLNAWVKRNPNQGPDAITTLRYEGPDLKLGWELGGLPGIGTPTYNEAKDLKNALRKRGVFRHDDMFAFAERLLQRFPELTTRLSWRFPLVLIDEMQDTSWAQEDLLSRVFDSSVVMQRFGDRNQRILSSSKDSDKLSFPKAGYLSVITTKRFPEAIAAAVRTVQEHGEPVAAGPGNCVPSPVLMLYDTDKATSVIEVFGKQVLQTLSDEILSSGAVKAICARKQGEANKDAGRHLVDYWPTYVSEGVTAKGEESVFLMLADLPSMGVSQLDLYGRSINVKRAVLLALRRAGCREAAGIRDASRLLHKLEAAGADCAPVRLLCHELTVGRGHTADAAAWSATLDLMYTRLSPLLLDGMSQSDFAALPLFATPTKTSLATLMSNECMVSMGDRSVCVQIGTVASAKGETHVATLVLEAYGGQARCFDLEKAIASISVGTSIGPKASNTLKGLYRNLYVAMSRPTHLLCLAMNKVRVKQEHVEALTAKGWVVIEI; encoded by the coding sequence ATGACTCTTCCAGTTATTGAGCCGTCTGACCTAGAACAGTTGTCGAGACTGTTCCCCGACCTGGACTTTACAGATGCAGAGCGCCGGTCAGTTCTGGTTGAGTCTGCAACAATAGATATTCAAGCTGCCCCTGGCAGCGGAAAGACGACGTTACTCGCTGCCAAGTTGACCCTGTTAGCGCAGAAATGGCCACTTGCTGATCGAGGAATATGCGTACTCAGCCATACCAATGTCGCTAGAGATGAAATTACTAAACGCATCAGCATGACAGTCGCTGGGGCAAGACTCCTATGCTATCCACATTTTGTCGGGACCATCCACGCATTTGTTAACCAGTTTTTGGCGCTGCCACTCCTTCGAAGCGATGGTGAATCTGTTGACATTATCGACAACGAAGTTTTCGCTGCACGTGCACTTTCAATGCTGCCAAGAAAATATACGTTAAATGCTTGGGTAAAACGCAATCCGAATCAAGGCCCTGACGCTATTACTACGCTACGCTATGAAGGCCCAGACCTTAAATTAGGGTGGGAACTCGGAGGGCTGCCAGGAATCGGGACTCCCACGTACAACGAGGCAAAAGATCTAAAAAATGCACTGCGCAAGCGAGGGGTGTTCCGTCACGACGACATGTTCGCATTTGCTGAGAGACTCCTGCAACGGTTTCCGGAGCTGACAACAAGACTTTCGTGGCGGTTCCCTTTGGTACTAATTGATGAGATGCAAGACACAAGCTGGGCGCAGGAAGACCTATTATCCCGGGTTTTCGACAGCTCTGTCGTAATGCAGCGATTTGGAGATCGCAATCAACGTATTTTGAGTTCGTCGAAAGACTCAGACAAACTAAGCTTTCCGAAAGCTGGATACCTTAGTGTAATAACGACAAAGCGATTCCCTGAAGCGATTGCAGCAGCGGTAAGGACTGTACAAGAGCATGGCGAACCTGTAGCAGCTGGTCCAGGGAATTGCGTACCGTCACCGGTGCTCATGCTCTATGACACTGATAAGGCGACATCTGTAATTGAAGTATTTGGGAAACAAGTACTTCAAACGCTGTCAGACGAAATTCTCAGTTCAGGAGCAGTCAAGGCTATTTGTGCTCGTAAGCAAGGAGAGGCGAACAAAGATGCTGGGCGGCACCTCGTTGACTATTGGCCTACATATGTCAGTGAGGGTGTGACTGCTAAAGGCGAGGAAAGTGTCTTTCTGATGCTTGCAGACCTTCCGAGTATGGGAGTGTCGCAACTTGATCTTTACGGTCGAAGTATCAACGTGAAACGGGCCGTACTGCTGGCACTTAGAAGAGCCGGATGCCGAGAGGCAGCTGGCATCCGAGACGCGTCGAGATTATTACATAAGCTAGAAGCTGCTGGAGCAGATTGTGCCCCAGTACGATTGTTGTGTCATGAACTTACCGTTGGTCGAGGTCACACTGCTGATGCTGCTGCATGGTCAGCGACTTTGGACCTGATGTACACACGACTCAGCCCGCTCCTGCTTGACGGAATGAGCCAGAGCGATTTTGCGGCTCTCCCGTTGTTTGCGACCCCTACAAAAACATCATTAGCCACTTTAATGTCGAATGAGTGTATGGTGAGCATGGGCGACCGTTCTGTCTGTGTTCAGATTGGTACTGTTGCTTCAGCGAAAGGGGAGACTCATGTGGCAACGCTTGTGCTCGAAGCGTATGGCGGTCAAGCAAGGTGCTTCGATTTAGAAAAAGCTATAGCCAGTATTAGCGTCGGCACGTCAATTGGACCAAAAGCGTCAAACACCCTTAAGGGACTTTACCGAAATCTCTACGTTGCGATGTCACGCCCAACACACCTTTTGTGTTTAGCTATGAATAAGGTTCGAGTGAAACAGGAACATGTAGAAGCACTGACTGCAAAAGGTTGGGTGGTAATTGAGATTTAG
- a CDS encoding AAA family ATPase, which translates to MYLHHIYAHNFRAFGDGTSSPVLNWELNKGMNILIGENDAGKSAIIDAIRQVLWTTSFESVRLYEQDFHVEGANRAETLTIEATFKDLSSEQESTVLEWLTYEKDGSRSLILNLQARRQLIQEKRWGRIHITVCAGQNGTGPEVGHAVRELVRATYLRPLRDAELELKPGRQSRLSQILGAHELFSDQHMSDFDPSNPESRPKTLVGLMDHAQHHIGEHQAISAVEDHINDNYLSRMSLAGDELISAIRIAGDTSLAQILQRFELALLPPGGVASTEYCQRGLGYNNALFMATELVLLRRGDELGLLLVEEPEAHLHPQLQVRVMELLQQPPTQDEQQIQVVMSTHSPSLAAGADIEDMILVHKAKTYPLRPECTRLAKTDYGYLRRFIDATKSNLFFARGVAIVEGPAEALLLPAIAEMAGLSFSEFGISVVNVGDVGLYHYARIFQRQKADEAIPVPVACITDRDIVPDVANNYVSKPARRKRFESDYGSDEAAAAVKRKVDRVESPDSPSVKVFVSDYWTLEYDLARAGLAELMHQAIKLAQKAKTMGERLDKGDETAALTEAATEWKALQDRALPAESLASTVYQPLYEEDASKAVTAQYAAKLLRTGKYGNGDALLNLLPRYVKCALRHLTGTVDPVADTK; encoded by the coding sequence ATGTACTTACACCATATCTACGCCCATAACTTTCGTGCCTTTGGAGATGGTACATCATCGCCAGTTTTGAACTGGGAACTGAATAAAGGCATGAACATCTTGATTGGCGAGAATGACGCAGGAAAGTCTGCCATCATTGACGCTATTCGGCAGGTGCTATGGACGACCAGCTTCGAATCAGTGCGTCTCTATGAGCAAGATTTCCACGTTGAGGGCGCAAACCGGGCTGAAACTCTTACTATTGAGGCGACGTTCAAGGACTTGTCTTCTGAACAAGAATCTACTGTCCTAGAGTGGCTGACCTACGAGAAAGATGGATCACGTAGCCTCATACTGAATTTACAGGCGAGGCGCCAACTCATTCAAGAAAAGCGCTGGGGGCGAATCCACATTACTGTTTGTGCTGGGCAGAATGGAACTGGGCCTGAAGTCGGTCATGCAGTAAGAGAGCTAGTTCGCGCAACTTATCTTAGACCGCTACGTGACGCTGAACTTGAGCTAAAGCCAGGCCGACAATCCCGTCTATCCCAAATTCTTGGGGCTCATGAGCTGTTTTCTGATCAGCATATGAGTGATTTTGACCCGAGTAATCCTGAATCTCGACCGAAAACGCTCGTCGGACTTATGGATCATGCCCAGCACCATATAGGCGAACATCAGGCAATTAGCGCTGTTGAGGACCACATAAACGATAATTATCTAAGTCGCATGAGTCTTGCTGGAGATGAGTTGATATCGGCAATCCGAATTGCTGGTGATACAAGCCTTGCACAGATTCTTCAGCGATTCGAACTTGCCTTGCTTCCTCCTGGAGGTGTTGCATCAACCGAATACTGTCAACGTGGGCTTGGTTACAATAACGCACTTTTTATGGCCACAGAACTTGTGCTCCTGCGAAGAGGCGATGAGTTAGGGCTATTACTCGTAGAGGAGCCAGAAGCACATCTTCATCCGCAACTACAAGTCAGGGTTATGGAACTTCTTCAGCAACCTCCAACACAGGACGAACAACAGATCCAGGTAGTGATGAGTACGCACAGTCCATCACTTGCTGCTGGCGCCGATATAGAGGACATGATTCTAGTCCATAAAGCAAAAACTTATCCTTTAAGGCCTGAATGTACGAGGTTAGCAAAAACTGATTACGGATATTTGCGCCGCTTCATTGATGCAACAAAGTCCAACCTCTTTTTCGCGAGAGGGGTGGCAATAGTCGAAGGGCCTGCCGAGGCGCTGCTATTGCCGGCTATTGCAGAAATGGCCGGACTCTCATTCTCCGAATTTGGTATCTCAGTAGTCAATGTAGGCGATGTGGGCCTGTACCACTACGCACGCATTTTCCAGAGGCAAAAGGCCGATGAAGCTATACCCGTTCCAGTGGCTTGCATAACTGACCGTGACATAGTCCCTGATGTAGCAAATAACTACGTTTCGAAGCCAGCCAGGAGGAAACGGTTCGAAAGTGACTATGGCTCAGACGAAGCAGCTGCAGCTGTTAAAAGAAAGGTGGATCGTGTCGAGTCACCCGACAGTCCGAGTGTGAAAGTGTTTGTGTCTGACTACTGGACTCTCGAGTACGATCTGGCGAGAGCGGGACTTGCAGAACTAATGCATCAAGCTATAAAGCTTGCACAGAAGGCAAAAACAATGGGTGAGCGGCTCGATAAGGGAGATGAAACTGCTGCACTTACTGAAGCGGCCACAGAGTGGAAGGCACTTCAGGATCGAGCTCTTCCGGCTGAGAGCCTTGCTTCAACTGTGTACCAACCACTTTATGAAGAAGATGCGTCTAAGGCGGTTACTGCACAATATGCAGCTAAGCTGTTGCGCACTGGAAAGTACGGCAATGGAGATGCATTATTAAATCTGTTACCTAGGTACGTTAAATGCGCCCTGCGGCATTTGACCGGAACTGTTGATCCCGTAGCTGATACTAAGTAA
- a CDS encoding cation diffusion facilitator family transporter, whose translation MMQSHEVQQAKSRAAVFSITSNSILIVLKLIVGIMMQSVSVISEAVHSGLDLVAAIIAWFSVRESGKPADDEHRFGHGKIENVAGTIEAVLIFGAAFYIIGEAIHKLRLGVVEVESLGLGALVMLVSAVANYFVSRYLLNVAVKTDSVALEADAMHLRTDVYTSVGVLGGLIAIKLTGIAMLDPIIAIVVALMIIKAAWDLTKAAFFHILDVKLPDDEEALIHEVMEKYNGRIIEYHKLRTRKSGHIRHIDMHLVVPKQMTVEAGHTLTHQITADIEKCLAHSNILVHIEPCPGGCESCAVECPKLGMVIG comes from the coding sequence ATGATGCAATCACATGAAGTACAACAAGCAAAAAGCAGAGCAGCCGTTTTCTCCATTACCTCGAACTCGATACTGATAGTCCTCAAGCTGATTGTCGGCATCATGATGCAATCTGTCAGCGTCATTTCAGAAGCAGTTCATTCCGGACTCGACCTTGTGGCAGCAATCATCGCCTGGTTTTCAGTCCGAGAGTCGGGCAAGCCTGCCGACGATGAGCATCGGTTCGGGCATGGCAAGATTGAGAATGTAGCCGGGACCATTGAGGCGGTGCTCATCTTCGGTGCGGCGTTCTACATCATCGGGGAGGCGATTCACAAGCTGCGGTTAGGCGTCGTAGAGGTTGAAAGCCTGGGCCTTGGTGCTCTGGTCATGCTGGTTTCAGCGGTAGCCAACTACTTTGTCTCGCGCTATCTGCTCAATGTGGCCGTCAAAACAGATTCAGTCGCGCTGGAAGCCGATGCCATGCATTTGCGCACAGATGTCTACACCTCAGTCGGCGTTCTTGGCGGTCTTATAGCAATCAAGCTTACCGGCATAGCAATGCTCGACCCGATAATTGCGATTGTCGTAGCATTGATGATCATCAAGGCGGCGTGGGACCTCACCAAGGCTGCCTTCTTTCATATCCTGGATGTAAAGCTCCCTGATGATGAAGAGGCGCTGATTCATGAAGTGATGGAAAAATACAACGGCAGGATTATCGAATATCACAAGCTCCGCACCCGAAAGTCGGGCCATATCAGACATATTGACATGCACCTTGTTGTCCCGAAGCAGATGACGGTCGAAGCGGGGCACACATTGACCCATCAGATAACTGCCGATATTGAAAAATGCCTCGCACACAGCAATATCCTTGTCCATATCGAGCCATGTCCTGGAGGATGTGAATCGTGTGCTGTTGAATGCCCAAAACTGGGGATGGTAATAGGGTAG
- a CDS encoding helix-turn-helix domain-containing protein produces MKNNTNQRDLQGAGLAGATGDLNRAIARWTEQREVYATAVPGLSLFRREAPTEPISGMYEPSVCLVSQGAKRVLLGDDTYVYDAHHYLITSVHLPTIVQVIEASPEKPYLGLRLKFDLREVSQLMVDSNLPQPRPQQSSRGMATGEVTLQLVNAFIRLIDLLADEKDIPILAPVIQREIIYRLLVGDQGERLRQIATAGSQSQQIAKAIGWLHSNYSQSVSMDELAAQANMSTSTFHHHFRSLTALSPLQYQKQLRLQEARRLMLAERLDAANAAFQVGYESPSQFSREYNRMFGAPPVRDIAKLRLTLDGGI; encoded by the coding sequence ATGAAAAATAATACTAATCAGCGGGATCTTCAGGGTGCGGGCCTGGCTGGTGCCACCGGCGATCTCAACAGGGCCATTGCCAGATGGACCGAGCAGAGAGAGGTGTACGCAACTGCCGTTCCGGGCCTGTCCCTATTTCGCCGGGAGGCCCCGACCGAACCGATCAGCGGCATGTACGAACCGAGCGTCTGCCTGGTTTCGCAGGGGGCCAAGCGTGTGCTGCTCGGCGATGACACCTATGTCTATGATGCCCACCACTACCTGATTACCTCGGTGCACCTGCCGACAATCGTGCAGGTTATCGAGGCCAGCCCGGAAAAGCCCTATCTCGGGCTCAGGCTAAAATTCGATCTGCGCGAGGTTTCGCAGCTGATGGTGGACAGCAACCTGCCGCAGCCGCGGCCCCAGCAGTCAAGCCGCGGGATGGCGACCGGCGAGGTGACGCTGCAGTTAGTCAACGCATTTATACGATTGATCGACCTGCTTGCGGATGAAAAAGACATCCCGATCCTGGCACCGGTCATCCAGCGGGAAATCATCTATCGGTTGTTGGTGGGGGATCAGGGTGAGCGGTTGCGCCAGATTGCCACCGCGGGGAGCCAGAGCCAGCAGATCGCCAAGGCGATCGGATGGTTGCACAGCAACTACTCCCAGTCCGTCAGCATGGACGAGCTTGCGGCGCAGGCAAACATGAGCACGTCCACCTTCCATCATCACTTCCGGTCGCTGACCGCTCTCAGTCCGTTGCAGTATCAGAAGCAGCTGCGTCTGCAGGAAGCCAGGCGGCTCATGCTGGCAGAACGGCTGGATGCCGCAAATGCCGCATTCCAGGTAGGCTACGAGAGCCCATCGCAGTTCAGTCGAGAATACAACCGCATGTTTGGGGCACCGCCGGTGCGCGATATTGCAAAATTGCGCCTGACGTTGGATGGGGGGATCTGA